Below is a window of Littorina saxatilis isolate snail1 linkage group LG2, US_GU_Lsax_2.0, whole genome shotgun sequence DNA.
AAAAAAAGGTCCAGGAAAAATGAAAGAGAGGATGAGCATACAATACATTTGATATATCACAAGTGAgagaaaaatattttaaaacatatatataacaACTTTCGTTTTATAATTATAGATATAATGTGCATAATGAAATGAAAGCCATTCTAATATGCGTAGGAATATATCAATACTTTCACAAAGTGAAAGTGACTTAATTACAAATATCAAACACAGAAAcacttcattaaaaaaaaaccgagtaATATAACACATTATTACTGATTGTACTTACTAACAAACTATCATTTTATCATACAATCCCTTAAAAGGCAAACTCCCTTAAATGTATCTCACTATTACTCTAAAATCATTCCTCagtgaaaaaaacaaagacagccCAAATAACATTATTTCACAATTTattatttcatttcattatAAAAAGCATAAAACTAACAATCACACATCAGTCAATGCAAAATACCCTCAAAAGGGCGTGGTCTCACCTAGCCCAATGAAAAAGCCACGCCCAGTTCGGGGCACGAACGCTTGAGTGATGTAAGAAGAGACACTGCAGCATACCCCGTAGGCCATCATGGTGTAACCGACCAGCCACACTCCTGCTGGGCATGTCACATAGGCCTGAAAAAAGGGACATAAAGGGTGGTCAATGTTGGCAACATTCCGCAAAGTGATACTAAAAGATCTAGAAAAGACATGAGCGTAGAACTCTTTTTCTTGCACGAAGCCACCTGACAGTTCATGTCATAACAATTTCCGGTAGGCATAGGATCATACAGTGACATATATACATATCAGAAAGGTATTAGCCAACGAATGTGCCTAAACAATTAAGTTTCCTGGTGACATAAACAATGCAACAGCAATCGACAACAACGACAATATTATCATTATAAGTTTCAAACATCAGACATAACTAACATCAAACAACAGCACGAAGGGAGGAGGGACGACGGACAACACCGACATCAAATGACGCCAGGCTTACAATTCAAACGGAGACAACATGACATCGCATCAGACAATACCAACAAAAGCAACATAATTGGACAATAGGCAACATTGACACCAAAACGGCAAGAACTCACCATCATGACTTCAGAGCAGACAAAGGTGAACTGCATAGAGCTATAGAGCAGGAGGGGCAGCAGCAAGAGGAACTTGACGTTGCGTGAGAACTTGACCAGCGACACGAACTGACGCTTGACGTTGCTCCAGGGGGCGGGGGTGGAGGAGAACAGGTGGGGGGAGAGAGGCTCCAGGAGGAACACAGCGATGAGGATGGTGACCACCACCAGGAACATGAAGATGCCGAACAGCAGGTAGATGGTGCGGGCAGACACTGAGGAGGACTCCTGGTTGATGACGAAGTGGTGGCAGTACTCTGAGCCACAAAGGGAGTAGTGAGAGTCCGTGCTGGCGTTAAACGCCAAGGAGCTGGAGTTGACTGGACTGCTGCTTTCCCCACCCACAAGCATGCCCAGCAAGTCCGCGCCTGCTACCTGAACGGGAGAAAGTTCGTTGGTGGCAGCGTGGAAGGAGGTCGTGAGGTTGACCGCCGTAAAGTTGAGGGGGAGGATAGCGTCCGCTTCGGGTCCGTCCCCAAACGTGAGGACGAGTGAGGCGATGAGGTTTCCCACGATGAGGTTGCTCTGGTAGATGAGGCAGAAAAAGCCAAAGTATTTGTCGGACACACGCTCGTAGGACTTCTGCTTGTAGTTGGCCTCTCCTCTCGCCAGCAGCACGAGGTAGGTGGACATAGCATTCCAGATGAGAGCCAGGCTGGCGCCTCCGCCGAGAGAAGCAGGCACCATGACCCACATGACAGGGTACAGGTTGGCGGCGACGTACACCAGCTGCAGAACCAGGCCTCCGGTGATACAGGACTTGACCCCCACCCCTTGGACCAGTACGGGGCTAAGCAGACTGCCCAGCATGTAAGAGGCAAACATAACGGCAAGGCACGTGATACCCACACCGCCCTCTTGGTTCAGGCTGCTCTGCAGGTTACGGGTAGCGTTGACGGAGATGAGGAGGATGGTGACCAACAGAGACATGTACAGCACGTTTCTCGTGTGACGCCCACTGGCCACTGACGGCTCCATTTTCTTGCTGAACGCAGAGTTGAGGGCTTCCATGTCGCTGGGAGGCTGGCCCTGTCCCGGTTGCTTGAGACTGTCTTTCATGGACATCATGGAGCCGAACTCCATGTCAGTGCGGACGTAGTTGAGGGCCTTCTGGCAGGCACGGCCCAGGTTGGTCACGGAGGCCGCGGTAAGGTTGAGGAAGCTGT
It encodes the following:
- the LOC138959344 gene encoding uncharacterized protein isoform X3, which produces MVQFTDSDSGVVVSEPAPFAGYPQPHIASMEQIPFTMLAGPGHPVTTHQQFFSDPSANAQLQVPPQFFPQDSGSEVTYSALSSYPDQPQVGSSDGYQHTEEFAFTSGDKDRNLASTGHFTAFGSVDNIPTTSLDSGYVTPEKSSGSTEDVSSDLTRSFTVVPVGEGEGYGEVDNSGIQQKDSYALDNTQSTDGALQVETRADSVDSLIKGYASDSSSDVYMNSDYTDTVTSTDFLLPLSKTEDHNDNTDVTREPTTAEESTITTNNCYSNDAFSDASKELITWSSEESVEDKVEGGGKAAGIEWVITMPEEDDSGAMADKEDDEEDCENRELVPLQYASGLENLVNQLAEQHPEEVVDISVEVLDGPVYESLTEPLPEGGWLQSTESLHMYKLLKQGRFSASNSLRIQAVVNNLRAKTMDNIHERNSFLNLTAASVTNLGRACQKALNYVRTDMEFGSMMSMKDSLKQPGQGQPPSDMEALNSAFSKKMEPSVASGRHTRNVLYMSLLVTILLISVNATRNLQSSLNQEGGVGITCLAVMFASYMLGSLLSPVLVQGVGVKSCITGGLVLQLVYVAANLYPVMWVMVPASLGGGASLALIWNAMSTYLVLLARGEANYKQKSYERVSDKYFGFFCLIYQSNLIVGNLIASLVLTFGDGPEADAILPLNFTAVNLTTSFHAATNELSPVQVAGADLLGMLVGGESSSPVNSSSLAFNASTDSHYSLCGSEYCHHFVINQESSSVSARTIYLLFGIFMFLVVVTILIAVFLLEPLSPHLFSSTPAPWSNVKRQFVSLVKFSRNVKFLLLLPLLLYSSMQFTFVCSEVMMAYVTCPAGVWLVGYTMMAYGVCCSVSSYITQAFVPRTGRGFFIGLAARDRN
- the LOC138959344 gene encoding uncharacterized protein isoform X2, with amino-acid sequence MVQFTDSDSGVVVSEPAPFAGYPQPHIASMEQIPFTMLAGPGHPVTTHQQFFSDPSANAQLQVPPQFFPQDSGSEVTYSALSSYPDQPQVGSSDGYQHTEEFAFTSGDKDRNLASTGHFTAFGSVDNIPTTSLDSGYVTPEKSSGSTEDVSSDLTRSFTVVPVGEGEGYGEVDNSGIQQKDSYALDNTQSTDGALQVETRADSVDSLIKGYASDSSSDVYMNSDYTDTVTSTDFLLPLSKTEDHNDNTDVTREPTTAEESTITTNNCYSNDAFSDASKELITWSSEESVEDKVEGGGKAAGIEWVITMPEEDDSGAMADKEDDEEDCENRELVPLQYASGLENLVNQLAEQHPEEVVDISVEVLDGPVYESLTEPLPEGGWLQSTESLHMYKLLKQGRFSASNSLRIQAVVNNLRAKTMDNIHERNSFLNLTAASVTNLGRACQKALNYVRTDMEFGSMMSMKDSLKQPGQGQPPSDMEALNSAFSKKMEPSVASGRHTRNVLYMSLLVTILLISVNATRNLQSSLNQEGGVGITCLAVMFASYMLGSLLSPVLVQGVGVKSCITGGLVLQLVYVAANLYPVMWVMVPASLGGGASLALIWNAMSTYLVLLARGEANYKQKSYERVSDKYFGFFCLIYQSNLIVGNLIASLVLTFGDGPEADAILPLNFTAVNLTTSFHAATNELSPVQVAGADLLGMLVGGESSSPVNSSSLAFNASTDSHYSLCGSEYCHHFVINQESSSVSARTIYLLFGIFMFLVVVTILIAVFLLEPLSPHLFSSTPAPWSNVKRQFVSLVKFSRNVKFLLLLPLLLYSSMQFTFVCSEVMMAYVTCPAGVWLVGYTMMAYGVCCSVSSYITQAFVPRTGRGFFIGLVLEKIKVLV